One segment of Mycobacterium spongiae DNA contains the following:
- a CDS encoding single-stranded DNA-binding protein produces the protein MAGDTTITVVGNLTADPELRFIPSGAAVANFTVASTPRIYDRQSGEWKDGEALFLRCNIWREAAENVAESLTRGSRVIVSGRLKQRSFETREGEKRTVVEVEVDEIGPSLRYATAKVNKTSRGGGGGGFGGGSRQAAAAAPASGGKGDDPWGSAPASGSFGGGDDEPPF, from the coding sequence GTGGCTGGTGACACCACGATCACGGTTGTCGGAAACCTGACCGCTGACCCCGAACTGCGGTTCATCCCGTCCGGTGCCGCCGTGGCGAATTTCACCGTGGCATCAACGCCCCGCATCTACGACCGCCAGAGCGGGGAATGGAAAGACGGCGAGGCGCTGTTCCTGCGATGCAATATCTGGCGCGAGGCGGCCGAGAATGTGGCCGAGAGCTTGACCCGCGGGTCGCGGGTGATCGTCTCCGGCCGGCTCAAGCAGCGCAGCTTCGAAACCCGCGAGGGTGAAAAGCGCACCGTCGTCGAGGTGGAGGTCGATGAGATAGGGCCCTCGCTTCGCTACGCCACTGCCAAGGTCAACAAGACCAGCCGCGGCGGCGGAGGCGGCGGTTTTGGCGGTGGGTCCCGGCAGGCGGCTGCTGCTGCACCCGCGAGCGGCGGCAAAGGGGACGACCCGTGGGGCAGCGCCCCGGCGTCGGGCTCGTTCGGCGGCGGCGACGACGAGCCGCCGTTCTGA
- the rpsR gene encoding 30S ribosomal protein S18 codes for MGKSNKRRPAPEKPVKTRKCVFCAKKDQAIDYKDTALLRTYISERGKIRARRVTGNCVQHQRDIAIAVKNAREVALLPFTSSAR; via the coding sequence ATGGGCAAGTCGAACAAGCGGCGCCCGGCTCCCGAGAAGCCGGTCAAGACGCGCAAATGCGTCTTCTGCGCGAAGAAGGACCAAGCGATCGACTACAAGGACACTGCGCTGCTGCGCACCTACATCAGTGAGCGCGGCAAAATCCGGGCACGCCGGGTCACTGGCAACTGTGTGCAGCACCAGCGCGACATCGCCATCGCGGTGAAGAATGCCCGCGAGGTGGCGCTGCTGCCGTTTACCTCCTCGGCGCGATAG
- the rplI gene encoding 50S ribosomal protein L9: MKLILTADVDHLGSVGDTVEVKDGYGRNFLLPRGMAIVASRGAQKQADEIRRARETKAVRDLEHANEIKAAIEALGPVSLPVRTAVDSGKLFGSVTAADVVAAVKKAGGPNLDKRIVRLPKTHIKAVGTHQVSVHLHPDVDLELPLDVVAES; the protein is encoded by the coding sequence ATGAAGCTGATTCTGACCGCCGACGTCGACCACCTCGGTTCCGTCGGCGACACTGTCGAGGTCAAAGATGGCTACGGTCGCAATTTCCTGCTGCCGCGCGGAATGGCGATCGTTGCGTCGCGGGGTGCCCAGAAACAGGCGGATGAGATCCGCCGCGCCCGCGAAACCAAGGCGGTGCGCGACCTTGAGCACGCCAACGAGATCAAAGCTGCTATTGAGGCGCTCGGCCCGGTATCGCTGCCGGTGAGGACGGCCGTCGATTCCGGCAAGCTGTTCGGCTCCGTGACGGCCGCAGATGTGGTTGCGGCCGTCAAGAAGGCCGGCGGCCCGAATCTCGACAAGCGCATCGTGCGGCTGCCCAAGACACACATCAAGGCGGTGGGCACCCACCAGGTGTCGGTGCACCTGCACCCCGACGTCGATCTCGAGTTGCCTCTCGACGTGGTAGCGGAGAGCTAG
- the dnaB gene encoding replicative DNA helicase: MAVVDDLEPGVDAPPSEDFGRQPPQDLAAEQSVLGGMLLSKDAIADVLEKLRPGDFYRPAHQNVYDAILDLYGRGEPADAVTVAAELDRRGLLRRIGGAPYLHTLISTVPTAANAGYYAGIVGEKALLRRLVEAGTRVVQYGYAGAEGADVAEVVDRAQAEIYDVADRRQSEDFVALEDLLQPTMDEIDAIASNGGLARGVPTGFIELDEVTNGLHPGQMVIVAARPGVGKALALGTPLPTPSGWTTMGAVAVGDELLGVDGQPTRVVAATDVMLGRPCYEVEFSDGTVIVADAAHQWLTDTHAARKSVHAAAVGYDRYQQRTVAAVRTTAQIAGTLRCHPRDRRLNHSVTNARALELPDREFLVPPYTLGAWLADGASEAAQITTTEPEILMRIEADGFAGRECTSTAGAMQARLRTLGVLGNKHIPTEYLRGSETQRRALLAGLLDTDGTVAAGGAVQLTVTNPRLASDVAELVVSLGYHCHTSTTHVRGRHAPSSIAYTLSFSTDDAVFAVQRKAIAHKERRAIAGAERCGSRFIVDVRRIETVPVRCVEVDNASHMYLAGKAMIPTHNSTLGLDFMRSCSIRNRQASVIFSLEMSKSEIVMRLLSAEAKIKLSDMRSGRMNDDDWTRLARRMSEISEAPLYIDDSPNLTMMEIRAKARRLRQKSDLRLIVVDYMQLMTSGKKFESRQVEVSEFSRNLKLLAKELEVPVVAISQLNRGPEQRTDKKPMLADLRESGSLEQDSDVVILLHRPDAFDRDDPRGGEADFILAKHRNGPTKTVTVAHQLHLSRFANMAR, from the coding sequence ATGGCGGTCGTTGACGACCTAGAACCGGGTGTCGACGCACCCCCCAGTGAGGACTTTGGTCGCCAGCCGCCTCAGGATCTTGCCGCTGAACAGTCAGTGCTCGGCGGGATGCTGCTGAGCAAGGACGCCATCGCCGATGTGCTGGAAAAGCTGCGGCCCGGCGACTTCTACCGTCCGGCACATCAGAACGTCTATGACGCGATTTTGGACTTGTACGGGCGAGGTGAGCCGGCGGATGCGGTGACGGTCGCGGCGGAACTTGACCGGCGGGGGCTGTTGCGGCGGATCGGCGGCGCGCCATACCTACACACCCTGATTTCGACCGTGCCGACGGCCGCCAACGCGGGCTACTACGCGGGCATCGTGGGGGAGAAGGCGCTGCTGCGCCGGCTCGTGGAGGCCGGCACGCGAGTGGTGCAATACGGCTACGCCGGAGCCGAGGGTGCCGACGTCGCCGAGGTGGTCGATCGGGCACAAGCCGAAATCTACGACGTTGCAGATCGCCGGCAATCGGAAGACTTTGTCGCGCTCGAGGATCTGCTGCAGCCGACGATGGATGAGATCGACGCCATCGCCTCCAACGGTGGGTTGGCGCGGGGCGTGCCCACCGGTTTCATCGAACTCGACGAGGTAACCAATGGTCTGCATCCCGGGCAGATGGTTATCGTCGCGGCCCGGCCGGGCGTCGGCAAGGCGCTCGCCTTGGGGACGCCGCTGCCCACGCCGTCCGGCTGGACGACGATGGGTGCCGTCGCGGTCGGTGATGAGCTGCTTGGCGTCGACGGGCAGCCGACGCGGGTGGTGGCTGCCACCGACGTGATGCTGGGACGGCCGTGCTACGAGGTTGAGTTCTCCGACGGGACAGTGATCGTCGCAGATGCGGCGCACCAGTGGTTGACCGACACACACGCAGCTCGCAAGTCGGTGCACGCTGCCGCGGTGGGCTATGACCGCTATCAACAGCGCACCGTTGCAGCGGTGCGGACGACGGCCCAGATCGCCGGAACTCTACGGTGCCATCCTCGAGATCGGCGCCTGAACCACAGCGTGACCAATGCGCGTGCACTTGAGCTACCGGATCGCGAGTTCTTGGTCCCGCCGTACACTCTCGGCGCCTGGCTTGCGGATGGCGCCAGCGAGGCAGCCCAAATCACCACGACCGAACCTGAAATCCTCATGCGGATCGAAGCGGACGGATTCGCAGGCCGGGAGTGCACGTCCACCGCGGGCGCCATGCAGGCGCGACTGCGCACGCTCGGCGTGCTCGGCAACAAGCACATTCCGACGGAATACCTGCGGGGGTCCGAGACGCAGCGGCGCGCTCTGCTCGCCGGGTTGCTTGACACCGACGGAACAGTAGCGGCCGGCGGTGCCGTCCAACTTACGGTGACTAACCCTCGGCTGGCGAGTGATGTCGCCGAGTTGGTCGTCAGCCTGGGTTATCACTGCCACACCTCGACCACACACGTCCGCGGCCGTCACGCGCCGTCCAGCATCGCCTACACGCTGAGTTTCTCCACGGACGATGCGGTGTTCGCGGTGCAGCGAAAGGCGATAGCGCACAAGGAGCGTCGGGCTATCGCCGGCGCCGAGCGCTGTGGATCACGCTTCATCGTGGACGTCCGCCGGATCGAAACAGTTCCCGTGCGATGTGTCGAGGTGGACAACGCCAGCCACATGTATCTGGCGGGTAAGGCCATGATTCCTACCCATAACTCCACTCTCGGGCTGGACTTCATGCGGTCGTGCTCGATCAGGAACCGCCAGGCCAGCGTCATCTTTTCGCTGGAGATGAGCAAGTCCGAGATCGTGATGCGGTTGTTGTCCGCGGAAGCGAAAATCAAACTCTCCGACATGCGTTCGGGCCGCATGAACGACGACGACTGGACCCGGCTGGCGCGTCGGATGAGCGAAATCAGCGAGGCCCCACTGTATATCGACGACTCACCCAACCTCACCATGATGGAGATTCGGGCCAAGGCGCGTCGCTTGCGGCAGAAATCTGACCTGCGGCTGATCGTGGTCGACTACATGCAGCTGATGACCTCCGGCAAGAAGTTCGAATCGCGCCAAGTAGAAGTATCCGAGTTCTCCCGCAACCTGAAGCTGCTCGCGAAAGAACTTGAGGTTCCGGTGGTTGCGATCAGCCAGCTCAACCGCGGTCCCGAGCAGCGCACTGACAAAAAGCCCATGTTGGCTGATCTGAGGGAATCGGGAAGTTTGGAGCAGGATAGTGACGTCGTGATCCTGCTTCACCGCCCCGACGCGTTCGACCGCGATGATCCGCGTGGGGGAGAGGCGGACTTCATTCTGGCCAAGCACCGCAACGGCCCGACCAAGACTGTTACCGTCGCGCACCAGCTGCACTTGTCGCGCTTTGCGAACATGGCCAGATGA
- a CDS encoding TnsA-like heteromeric transposase endonuclease subunit codes for MRFRSAPSLDVSSVPLVGADPNVLVAAEPCRVFRWRAGQKHYSGSYWSATESRHVIYESRLELARLLFADFDRLVHRICAQPFLLVRQSNGDVHKHIPDYLLITDQGPKVADVKPASRLSKPEVASTFAWTRSALERRGWLYEVWSEPNEVELQNVQFLAGFRRRSLFEPSLLAAVRGIATEGISIAKAIGGLPDWSEALTRSALFHLLWSQDCFSPKL; via the coding sequence GTGCGGTTCCGATCCGCACCGAGCCTCGATGTGTCCTCGGTTCCCCTTGTCGGTGCTGATCCAAATGTCCTCGTAGCAGCGGAGCCGTGTCGTGTCTTCCGTTGGCGCGCCGGCCAGAAGCACTATTCGGGCTCCTACTGGTCGGCGACCGAGAGCCGGCATGTCATCTACGAGTCGCGGTTGGAACTCGCCAGGCTGCTGTTTGCAGACTTCGACCGGTTGGTGCACCGCATCTGTGCACAGCCGTTCCTATTGGTGCGGCAATCGAACGGGGATGTGCACAAGCATATTCCGGACTACCTCCTGATCACCGATCAAGGACCAAAGGTTGCGGATGTGAAGCCGGCGAGCCGGCTGTCCAAGCCGGAAGTGGCGTCGACGTTCGCTTGGACGCGGTCTGCGCTTGAACGCCGCGGATGGCTGTACGAAGTGTGGAGCGAGCCGAACGAAGTGGAGCTCCAGAATGTCCAGTTCCTTGCCGGGTTCCGGCGGCGATCCTTGTTCGAGCCATCGTTATTGGCGGCGGTTCGCGGGATCGCAACTGAGGGAATATCGATCGCCAAAGCCATTGGCGGGCTGCCAGATTGGTCTGAGGCGCTGACCCGGTCGGCGTTGTTCCACCTACTGTGGTCGCAAGACTGCTTCTCGCCCAAGCTCTAA
- a CDS encoding SAM-dependent methyltransferase, with product MPRIVTGSDLPRIFTIRESNHRIHNPFTAGKLAALGQALHLTPGMRLLDLASGSGEMLSTWARDHGVTGTGVDISTVFTEKARVRAAELGVADQVAFVHADASGYVADKPVDLAACLGATWIGNGVAGTVELLSRSLRPGGLTLIGEPYWREEVPNQDTAQACDARDKDDFLALPELIEQFGGLGYDVVEMVLADQESWDRYQAAQWLNLRRWLDDNPDDELATEVRAALTTEPARYTRYQREYLGWGVFALMAR from the coding sequence ATGCCGAGGATTGTTACCGGATCCGATCTTCCACGCATCTTCACCATTCGCGAAAGCAACCATCGCATCCATAACCCGTTCACTGCGGGCAAGCTCGCTGCCCTGGGCCAGGCACTGCACCTGACACCCGGGATGCGTCTGCTCGACCTTGCCAGCGGGTCGGGCGAGATGCTGTCCACCTGGGCACGTGACCACGGCGTAACGGGAACCGGGGTTGACATCAGCACGGTGTTCACCGAGAAGGCCCGCGTACGTGCCGCTGAACTCGGCGTCGCCGACCAGGTTGCCTTCGTGCACGCCGACGCCTCCGGCTACGTCGCGGACAAACCTGTCGATCTCGCCGCGTGCCTCGGCGCCACCTGGATCGGAAATGGCGTGGCCGGCACCGTCGAACTGCTCAGCAGGAGTCTCCGCCCCGGCGGCCTAACGCTGATCGGTGAGCCGTACTGGCGTGAGGAAGTGCCGAACCAGGACACCGCCCAAGCCTGCGACGCCAGAGACAAGGACGATTTTCTGGCACTGCCGGAGCTAATCGAGCAGTTCGGCGGCCTCGGGTACGACGTCGTGGAAATGGTGCTGGCCGATCAGGAAAGCTGGGACCGGTACCAGGCGGCTCAGTGGCTCAACCTGCGCCGCTGGCTCGACGACAATCCGGACGACGAGCTGGCCACCGAAGTCCGGGCTGCACTCACCACCGAACCCGCCCGCTACACACGCTACCAGCGTGAATACCTCGGATGGGGAGTCTTCGCACTGATGGCCCGCTGA
- a CDS encoding alpha/beta fold hydrolase, producing the protein MTERASVPAEARELAPLDIVGSGVLPPVAARVRRLFWVLERLAPWLGSRWAVELWCTPPVLESSMRMPPGVPPGASIQAFWDGHRIAGEEWGEGPPVYLVHGWGGQRAHLAVFVKPLVEAGYRVVAFDLPSHNESDPGALAPGRTTAIECADAITAMIETRGPAHAVVAHSLGANSTVLAASQGAQVGRLVFLAPMGEFPLYLDLFAARHGFGRRIRSGLQRRLEERIGMPLHETNMTWTGRRANYPPLLLIHDPDDPDSPHAASERVATAWPGARLLTTRGLGRLAHYRILRHRPAIRAGLDFIGHRATDTSVAE; encoded by the coding sequence ATGACTGAGAGGGCGTCGGTACCAGCAGAGGCCCGCGAGCTAGCACCGCTCGATATTGTCGGCTCCGGGGTCCTGCCGCCCGTTGCTGCCCGGGTGCGCCGCCTTTTCTGGGTGCTTGAGCGGTTGGCGCCCTGGTTGGGATCGCGGTGGGCAGTCGAGTTGTGGTGCACCCCGCCCGTTCTTGAGTCGAGTATGCGTATGCCGCCCGGTGTGCCACCAGGGGCATCGATACAGGCGTTCTGGGATGGACATCGGATCGCCGGGGAGGAATGGGGCGAGGGGCCGCCGGTATATCTGGTACACGGTTGGGGTGGCCAGCGCGCGCATTTGGCAGTGTTCGTCAAACCGCTTGTGGAGGCAGGATATCGGGTCGTGGCTTTCGACTTGCCCAGCCACAACGAATCGGATCCGGGTGCGCTCGCGCCCGGGCGCACCACGGCCATCGAGTGCGCCGACGCGATTACGGCCATGATCGAGACCCGTGGGCCGGCGCACGCGGTGGTCGCCCATTCACTCGGAGCGAACTCGACCGTATTGGCGGCGAGTCAGGGCGCACAGGTTGGCCGCTTGGTCTTCTTGGCGCCAATGGGAGAGTTTCCGCTCTATCTTGACCTGTTCGCCGCACGCCACGGCTTCGGCCGCCGGATCCGTTCGGGCCTGCAGCGTCGTCTCGAAGAACGCATTGGCATGCCACTGCACGAAACGAACATGACGTGGACCGGTCGACGAGCCAACTATCCGCCGCTGCTTCTCATTCACGACCCCGACGACCCGGACAGTCCCCATGCCGCCAGTGAGCGCGTGGCTACGGCATGGCCGGGCGCACGCCTGCTCACCACACGGGGGCTCGGCCGACTGGCGCATTACCGAATTCTGCGCCACCGGCCCGCGATTCGCGCCGGACTGGATTTCATCGGCCACCGCGCCACGGATACGAGCGTCGCGGAGTAA
- a CDS encoding DUF1906 domain-containing protein: MTPPVTRREILKYALAATPVLAAGPTVAATATAPTASADGLRLLDFATVLVQPEQIKSAGYDGALVYVSELRPGATFDFKPVTREFTDGLRALGLHVVSCYQYGKPGWPQSPSDFTRGYDGGVADATTALRLHNAAGGPNQAPIFFSVDEDIDSDTWETTAVQWFLGINSVLGVQRTGIYGGARQCRWAISDGVIGHSTSPGYRWAWQTRAWSQGERVAAAVLYQRVIVTASDPGVLIDGTSVDVDDVLAADFGQWDLVR, translated from the coding sequence GTGACCCCACCCGTGACGCGACGCGAAATTCTCAAATACGCGTTGGCGGCCACCCCGGTTCTAGCGGCCGGGCCCACTGTGGCGGCAACAGCTACAGCCCCGACAGCATCCGCGGACGGCCTGCGGCTGCTTGACTTCGCCACCGTGTTGGTACAGCCAGAGCAGATCAAATCGGCGGGTTATGACGGTGCGCTGGTCTACGTGTCCGAATTGCGGCCAGGTGCCACATTCGATTTCAAGCCGGTCACCCGTGAGTTCACGGACGGTCTGCGCGCGCTCGGCCTGCACGTGGTGAGCTGCTACCAATACGGCAAACCGGGCTGGCCGCAGTCGCCGTCGGACTTCACCCGCGGATATGACGGTGGCGTGGCCGACGCTACGACGGCGCTGCGGTTGCACAACGCCGCCGGCGGCCCAAATCAGGCCCCCATATTCTTCAGCGTCGATGAGGACATCGACTCCGACACCTGGGAAACCACCGCGGTCCAATGGTTCCTCGGGATCAACTCGGTACTGGGTGTCCAGCGCACCGGCATCTATGGCGGTGCGCGTCAGTGCAGATGGGCAATAAGCGACGGCGTGATAGGGCACTCGACCAGCCCGGGCTACCGGTGGGCATGGCAGACGAGGGCTTGGTCGCAGGGGGAACGGGTGGCCGCGGCCGTCCTGTATCAGAGGGTGATCGTCACCGCATCTGACCCCGGCGTCTTGATCGACGGAACCTCCGTCGACGTGGACGACGTACTAGCAGCTGATTTCGGTCAATGGGACCTCGTTCGGTGA
- a CDS encoding SDR family oxidoreductase gives MNESSLFQRLVAQCEGWLRTSTCARRVAADLPLGRVASPEEIAHCGLFLASEEASFVTGAVLVADGGGEIVNVGTLAFGGSR, from the coding sequence GTGAATGAGTCCAGTTTGTTTCAGCGTCTCGTGGCCCAGTGTGAGGGCTGGCTTCGGACGTCCACGTGCGCCCGTCGGGTCGCCGCGGATCTGCCGCTGGGTCGTGTGGCCAGTCCCGAGGAGATCGCACACTGCGGCTTGTTCCTCGCCTCCGAGGAGGCTTCCTTCGTCACCGGTGCGGTCCTGGTCGCTGATGGCGGCGGCGAGATCGTGAACGTCGGCACACTGGCGTTCGGCGGGAGTCGTTGA
- a CDS encoding ribonuclease T2 family protein, which produces MAVVSVSAGLAAIVVAAVAFSLLILDHSHPPANEAGTSTSSLLVVTWGPSLCKVDPSNSGCRTGHVGKLGERLILHGLWPQPPSQQFCGVPKTDKARDLRNADMSSLDLPEDLQSKLQPVLSDAALMAPHEWYTHGTCSGVTPAVYFRDAITLTNQVSKILDPVFAEHPHLSLNTVRHRFDAEFGEGAGKRVSLTCRDVDGEQVVIYEVHLSLPPIADFGSAENTENTENTLSLGDLLVKGPTISPGCRRGRVP; this is translated from the coding sequence GTGGCCGTCGTCTCCGTATCGGCCGGACTGGCGGCGATCGTCGTCGCGGCCGTCGCCTTCAGCTTGCTCATCCTCGATCACTCGCACCCCCCCGCGAACGAAGCCGGAACAAGCACCTCGAGCCTGCTCGTAGTGACCTGGGGACCCAGCCTTTGCAAGGTAGACCCGTCCAACTCGGGATGCAGAACCGGTCACGTCGGCAAGTTAGGGGAGAGATTGATTCTGCACGGGCTGTGGCCCCAGCCGCCCAGCCAGCAGTTCTGCGGCGTGCCAAAGACCGATAAGGCCCGTGACCTACGCAACGCCGACATGTCGTCCCTGGATCTGCCGGAGGATTTGCAATCGAAGTTGCAGCCGGTGCTGTCTGACGCCGCCCTCATGGCGCCCCACGAGTGGTACACGCATGGCACCTGTTCCGGTGTCACACCGGCGGTGTATTTCCGCGACGCCATAACGCTGACCAACCAGGTCAGCAAAATCCTCGATCCGGTGTTCGCCGAACACCCGCATTTGTCGCTCAACACGGTGCGGCACCGGTTCGACGCCGAGTTTGGCGAGGGGGCGGGCAAGCGTGTCAGCCTCACGTGTCGCGACGTTGACGGCGAACAGGTCGTCATTTACGAGGTGCATCTGTCGCTTCCTCCGATCGCCGATTTCGGATCTGCCGAGAACACCGAGAACACCGAGAACACGTTGTCGCTGGGAGACTTGCTCGTCAAAGGCCCAACGATATCCCCCGGATGTCGGCGCGGGCGCGTGCCGTGA
- a CDS encoding PE family protein: MSFVIAAPEMLATAAGSIESIGASLSEANAAAAASTTGVVAAGADEVSAAVAALFSSHGQQYQALSAQAAAFHQTLVQTLTASGSAYASAEAANAAQAVESSVLGVINAPTMALFGRPLIGNGANGTAASPNGGAGGLLFGNGGNGFSFTSGATANGGSGGEAGLIGNGGAGGSGFDGGTGGAGGRGGWLIGHGGTGGIGGSVTGAGETGGLGGAGGAAPFFGFGGQGGAGGGSALATGGTGGAGGSTDGLLWGFGGNGGAGGSGVTGGDGGTGGVGSGYLMAGGGDGGAGGTGTTEGGAGGAGGQANSPLLAGGGDGGAGGAGTTQGGAGGAGGLTGGLLAAAAGNGGTGGAATGGGGTGGDGGTGGVGASFVLAGGGVGGMGGSGDTGGAGGAGGLGAALNGWGIGGDGGLGGFGSITGGAGGDGGDSAVALVGLAGGGAGGTGGESIAGTGGTGGTGGDAGTGLGIGYGGDGGNAGSGAMAADGGDGGNVAVTIDGTSQPTLVGNGGNGGNGINGGTGGTGGTGGTLLGGPGANGSS; this comes from the coding sequence ATGTCGTTTGTGATCGCGGCTCCGGAGATGCTGGCGACGGCGGCCGGAAGTATTGAATCCATTGGCGCCTCACTGAGTGAGGCAAACGCGGCAGCAGCAGCATCGACGACCGGGGTGGTGGCCGCCGGTGCCGACGAGGTGTCGGCGGCTGTTGCGGCACTGTTTTCGAGTCACGGCCAGCAGTACCAGGCGCTCAGCGCTCAGGCTGCGGCGTTCCATCAGACTCTTGTGCAAACGTTGACCGCCTCCGGAAGCGCGTACGCCAGCGCAGAGGCGGCCAATGCCGCGCAGGCGGTGGAAAGCAGTGTGTTGGGAGTGATCAATGCACCCACTATGGCGTTGTTCGGACGCCCGCTCATCGGCAATGGTGCCAACGGGACGGCGGCAAGCCCCAACGGCGGCGCCGGCGGCTTGTTGTTCGGCAACGGCGGCAACGGATTTAGCTTCACCAGCGGGGCCACCGCCAACGGCGGTAGTGGCGGTGAAGCCGGCCTGATCGGCAACGGCGGGGCCGGCGGGAGCGGATTTGACGGTGGGACCGGCGGGGCGGGCGGCCGTGGTGGGTGGCTGATCGGCCACGGCGGCACCGGCGGCATTGGCGGATCGGTGACAGGTGCCGGCGAGACAGGTGGCCTTGGTGGGGCCGGCGGCGCCGCCCCATTCTTCGGCTTCGGCGGCCAGGGCGGCGCCGGCGGCGGCTCGGCGCTGGCAACCGGCGGCACGGGCGGCGCCGGTGGAAGCACCGACGGCCTGCTCTGGGGCTTCGGCGGTAACGGCGGGGCCGGCGGGTCGGGCGTGACCGGCGGCGACGGCGGCACCGGCGGCGTCGGAAGCGGCTACCTCATGGCTGGCGGCGGTGACGGCGGCGCGGGCGGAACAGGCACCACCGAAGGCGGCGCCGGAGGTGCCGGCGGCCAAGCAAACAGCCCGCTCCTGGCTGGCGGCGGTGACGGCGGCGCGGGCGGAGCAGGCACAACCCAAGGCGGCGCCGGAGGTGCCGGCGGATTAACCGGCGGCCTCCTCGCCGCTGCGGCTGGCAACGGTGGTACCGGCGGCGCAGCCACCGGTGGCGGCGGCACCGGCGGTGACGGTGGTACTGGCGGCGTGGGCGCTTCGTTCGTGTTGGCAGGTGGCGGTGTCGGCGGAATGGGTGGCTCCGGTGACACCGGCGGCGCCGGGGGCGCCGGCGGCTTGGGCGCTGCACTCAACGGTTGGGGCATTGGCGGCGACGGCGGTCTCGGCGGCTTCGGCAGCATCACCGGCGGCGCCGGCGGCGATGGCGGTGATAGTGCTGTGGCCTTGGTCGGTTTAGCGGGAGGAGGCGCCGGCGGCACCGGCGGCGAGAGCATCGCTGGCACTGGCGGCACTGGTGGCACTGGCGGCGACGCTGGCACCGGCCTCGGCATCGGATACGGCGGGGACGGCGGCAATGCCGGTAGCGGTGCAATGGCTGCCGACGGCGGCGACGGCGGAAACGTCGCGGTAACCATCGACGGCACCTCCCAACCAACATTGGTCGGTAACGGTGGCAACGGCGGCAACGGCATCAACGGCGGCACTGGGGGCACCGGGGGCACCGGCGGAACACTTCTTGGCGGTCCCGGGGCGAACGGATCGTCATAG
- a CDS encoding DUF5313 family protein yields the protein MSKKPRRPDPIRWFHYAYGGTLPGRYHPWVLHDLTASSRWVRQVSRTTAVLAPFVVVGLLLMGTNWIVWTAALGGFLLGVIYSLSYIDQYAEYRLTKHGFPSGTFKRVMAEAHSKATADKQRKYESRYRPTAGS from the coding sequence ATGAGCAAGAAACCAAGGCGTCCTGACCCGATTCGTTGGTTCCACTACGCGTACGGAGGCACGCTGCCCGGGCGTTATCACCCGTGGGTGCTGCACGACCTCACCGCGTCGAGCCGGTGGGTACGACAAGTCTCACGGACCACCGCGGTGCTCGCGCCGTTCGTCGTCGTCGGTCTGCTGCTGATGGGCACCAACTGGATCGTCTGGACCGCCGCCCTCGGTGGATTCCTCCTCGGGGTGATCTATTCCCTGTCCTACATCGACCAGTACGCCGAATACCGGCTCACTAAACACGGGTTTCCGTCCGGCACCTTCAAACGGGTGATGGCCGAGGCGCACAGCAAGGCCACCGCCGACAAGCAGCGCAAGTACGAATCCAGATACCGGCCCACCGCCGGCAGCTAG
- a CDS encoding MarR family winged helix-turn-helix transcriptional regulator gives MDVDPLALEQQVCFALAITNRAVLAVYRPLLEPLGLTHPQYLVMLTLWDHHRSSDASQPMSVKQIASTLQMDSATLSPMLKRLEAMDLVVRRRSTADERATDVTLTNAGIALREQALAVPLAVVERLGVDLAELERLRDVLTRVNAAALAAGALQAP, from the coding sequence GTGGATGTCGATCCGCTCGCCCTGGAACAGCAGGTGTGCTTCGCGCTCGCAATCACCAACCGCGCGGTGCTGGCCGTATACCGGCCCCTGCTGGAGCCCCTCGGCCTGACCCATCCGCAATACCTGGTGATGTTGACTCTGTGGGATCACCACCGGTCCAGCGATGCGAGCCAGCCAATGTCGGTCAAGCAGATCGCATCGACCCTGCAGATGGATTCGGCGACCCTCTCACCGATGCTGAAACGCCTGGAAGCGATGGACCTGGTGGTCAGGCGCCGCAGCACCGCCGACGAACGCGCCACTGACGTGACCCTCACCAACGCCGGAATCGCCCTGCGGGAACAGGCGCTCGCCGTCCCCCTCGCGGTGGTCGAACGGCTCGGAGTCGACCTGGCCGAACTCGAACGACTGCGAGACGTGCTGACCAGGGTCAACGCTGCCGCGCTGGCCGCCGGGGCACTCCAGGCACCATAG